The genomic segment AGCGGTGAGGCGCAACCACTTTCGGATTGCGGACCCACCGGCTGGCGCACCCGGGTGCGCCTCGAGGTGGGCGCGGACGCCCGCCCCGGGTTTCACCGCTACCACAGCGACGAGCTGGTGACCGACTTGCGGTGTGCGCAACTGCCGCCGGGCATGCTGGACGGACTAACCCAGGCGTGTTCTCCGGGCGACCTGTCCCCGAACGCACAGCTGCACGTCGCCGTCGATGACGACGGATGCCGCCATGTGGTGCGCACCGTACGTAAAGGCGGGCGAACGGCGACCAATGTGGTGCAGGGCGACTACGAGGCAACCCAACGCGTCGGGCGGCGCAGCTGGCAGGTGCCGGTGACCGCGTTCTGGCAGGCGCACCGGGATGCGGCGCGGGTGTACAGCGCTCTGATCACCGACTGGGCACAGCCCGCCACCGGCATGAGTGTGTGGGATCTCTACGGCGGCGTCGGCGTTTTCGCCGCCGCCCTGGGCGCCGCGGTGGGGGAGTCCGGACGGGTTCTCTGCGTCGACACCTCGCGCGCGTCGACACGGGCCGCACGGGCCGCTCTGGTTGATCTTCCGCAGGTCGACGTGATCACCGATTCGGTGCGTCGCGCGGTGTCGGCACAGAAAGCCGGTGCCGACGTCGCGGTGCTGGATCCGCCGCGGTCGGGTGCCGGGCGCGACGTCGTCGATCTCCTCGCCGCCGCCGCCGTTCCGCGGGTGGTGCATATCGGTTGTGAGGCAGCATCTTTCGCTCGCGACATCGGCCTGTACCTCGGTCACGGTTATGCCGTCGAGCAGATCGAGGTGTTCGACGCATTCCCGCTGACTCATCACACCGAATGCATCGCGCTGCTGAGCCGCTAGCGGTGCAATGCCGCTGCGGAGATTCCCGCGGCAGGCTAGACTCCGTCGCGGTGTGCCGGGAAGTCTGGTCGGCGATTTCGTCATCGAACCATCGAGAGGCTCGGGTGGCTGCCGCCGAACAACGACCTGCGACCGTCCGACTCATGCTCACCCACGGGTGGGCGCCGTGAACGAAACTCTGCGGTACGCATTGCTGGTCTTGCTCGCCAGTGCCGTCGGTTTGATTGCGGTGTTGGCGAACCGGCTGACCGAGCGGGTCAAAATCCCGGTGCCCCTGCTGGTTCTGGTCGGAGCCGCGGTCGCGGCGCACACCGTGGCCGCGGTGCAGTCGCCGTCGGAGCCGACCGTCGAGCGGGTGATCACGATCGCGCTGGTGCTGGTGCTGTTCGACGGCGGCATGCACATCGGCCCGGCGCGCTTCCGCGCGGCCGCTGCCCCGATCCTTTCGGTCGGCGTCGTGGGCACCGCGCTCACCGCCGCCGGCGCCGCGGTGATCCTGCACTACCTCACCGGAATCGATTGGTTCCCTGCGGTGCTCGTGGCCACCGCGGTGGCGCCCACCGATCCGGCGGTGGTCTTCTCGGTACTGGGCAAACGCGAGATCGCCGGTCGCAGCAGCACCATCCTGGAGGGCGAATCCGGCGCCAACGACCCGGTCGGCATCGCCCTGATGGTCAGCCTGATCGCCGCCGGTGGCCTCAGCGTTGCCGGCTTCGTCAGCGTCGGAACGCAATTCGTTCTGCAAATGGCGATTGGTCTGGCCGTCGGGGTGATCGGCGGTCGCGCCCTGCTGGTGTTCATGCGCCGCGTGGCACTGCCTAGCGAAGGCCTCTACCCGCTGCGGACACTGGCATCCAGCCTGATGCTGTACGGCATCGCCACGCTGGCGCACGGCTCCGGTTTTCTGGCGGTGTTCGTCGCGGGCATCGTGATCGGCGACGCTCGCGCGCCCTACAAGCCGGATATCAAGCGATTCCACGCCGCGTTGGCGGGTCTGGCCGAAATCGTCGCGTTCGCCGTCCTGGGGTTGACCGTCGACCTCAACGTCCTTGCCCACCCCGACGTATGGATTCCCGGGCTCGTCCTCGGCGCGGCCCTGACCGTGGTGATTCGGCCGCTGGCGGTGGGATCCTGCCTGCTTCCCGTGCGGCTGCAGCGAAACGAACGCAGCTTCATCCTCTTCGCCGGCCTCAAGGGTGCGGTGCCGATCCTGTTGGGCGAGTTCCTGCGGGCCGCGCACGTCGCCGATGCGGAGCGGCTGTACGGGATCGTGGTCATCGTCGTGATCTTCTCGGTGCTGGTGCAAGGCAGCTTGGTGCCCGGTGTCGCACAACTGCTGCGCCTGCCCATGCGTACCGTCGAGACGCAGCCGTGGGAGATCGGTATCCGGCTGCAGGACGAACCCGAGGGGATCCATCGCCTGCGCGTTGCGTCGGGGTCGGCCGCCGAGGGCTGCACGATCGAGGGTCTCGGCGATCGTGCCGGAGACATCTGGGTGAGCATGGTGGTGCGCGCCACCGGCCTGGTGCCGGTGCGGGGCGACACCGAACTGGAGGCCGGCGACGAGGTCGTCGTCCTGGCCGATCCCGAACTTCGCGACAGCCTGGCCGAACTGTTCGGCACTTCGTAGGCAGCTACATCCGACGTGGGCTGCGTAGACTGACGTGATGCTGGAACAGATCCGCGGCCCTGCCGATCTGCAGCACCTTTCCCAACAGCAGCTCCGCGATCTGGCTGAGGAGATCCGCGAGTTCCTGATCCACAAGGTGGCTGCGACCGGGGGCCACCTGGGGCCGAATCTCGGCGTCGTCGAGCTGACGTTGGCGCTGCACCGGGTGTTCGACTCACCGCACGATCCGATCATCTTCGACACAGGTCACCAGGCCTACGTGCACAAGATGCTGACCGGACGCGCCCACGACTTCGAGACGCTGCGCAAAAAGGGCGGTCTGTCGGGGTATCCGTCGCGCGCCGAGAGCGAGCACGACTGGGTGGAGTCCAGCCACGCCAGTGCGGCCTTGTCCTACGCCGACGGCCTGGCCAAGGCGTTCGAACTGACCGGACACCGCAACCGGCATGTGGTCGCGGTCGTCGGGGACGGCGCGCTGACCGGCGGCATGTGCTGGGAGGCGCTGAACAACATCGCGGCGTCGGGTCGTCCGGTGGTCATCGTGGTCAACGACAACGGCCGCAGCTACGCACCCACGATCGGCGGTGTCGCCGACCACCTGGCCATGCTGCGGCTGCAGCCGGCCTACGAGCAGGCGCTGGAAAAGGGCCGTGACGTGGTGCGTGCGGTGCCGCTGATCGGCGAGATCTGCTACCACTTCATGCACAGCGTCAAGGCGGGCATCAAGGACTCGCTGGCCCCGCAGCTGCTGTTCACCGACCTCGGACTGAAATATGTCGGCCCGGTCGACGGTCACGACGAACGCGCCGTGGAGGCCGCGCTGCGCCGGGCCCGCGGGTTCGGCGGCCCGGTAATCGTCCACGTGGCCACCCGCAAGGGCATGGGATACGGCCCGGCCGAGGCCGACGAAGCCGAACAGATGCACTCCACCGCGCCGATCGACCCGGCCACCGGCCAGGCCACCAAGATCCCGGGCCCGGGCTGGACGGCGACCTTCTCCGACGCGCTGATCGCTTACGCCAGAAAGCGCCGCGACATCGTGGCGATCACGGCGGCGATGCCCGGCCCGACCGGGCTGTCGGCGTTCGGGCAGCGGTTCCCGGACCGGTTGTTCGACGTCGGCATCGCCGAGCAGCACGCGATGACGTCGGCCGCCGGCCTGGCAATGGGTGGGATGCACCCGGTGGTGGCGATCTACTCGACGTTCCTCAACCGGGCATTCGACCAGATCATGATGGACGTGGCGCTGCACAAGCTGCCCGTCACCATCGTGCTCGACCGTGCCGGGGTCACCGGTTCCGACGGCCCCAGCCACAACGGCATGTGGGACCTGTCTATGCTGAACATCGTGCCCGGCATGCGGGTGGCGGCCCCGCGCGACGCCACCCGGCTGCGCGAAGAACTCGGCGAGGCGCTGGAGGTCGACGACGGCCCTACCGCGCTGCGGTTCCCCAAAGGTGATGTGGGCGAAGATATTCCGGCTCTGGAACAACGGTCGGGAGTGGATGTGCTCGCGGTGCCCGCCGACGGGCTAAACCACGATGTGCTGCTGGTGGCCGTCGGCGCGTTCGCCTCGATGGCGCTCGAGGTGGCCAAGCGGCTGCACAACCAGGGCATCGGTGTGACCGTGATCGACCCGCGGTGGGTGCTGCCGGTCTCCGACGGTGTTCTCGAATTGGCGGTGCAGCACAAGCTGCTCGTCACATGCGAGGACAACGGCGTCAATGGTGGTGTGGGTTCGGCGGTTTCGGCCGCGCTGCGCCGCGCCGACATCGACATGCCATGCCGCGACGTCGGCCTGGATCAAGAGTTCTACGAGCACGCCTCACGCAGTGAGGTACTCGCCGATGTCGGGCTGACCGACCAGGATGTGGCCCGCCGGATCACCGGTTGGGTTGCCGCCCTAGCCAGTAACGAATCCGAAGCGGAGATCCGCGAGCACCTGGACTAGAACCAATTTGGTGCATCAGGCCACCGGGCCAAAGCAATACAATAGAAATAGTGGATCAAGGACACAATCGGTGCTTGCCCACCCGACCGCAAGCCTCGACGAGAAGGACCTGGTCAATGAGCACAGACCGCCACCCACAACTGGCTCAGGCGCTGGAATACGGACAGCAATTGCAATCGGCCCTCGAGGACGACCTGTACCGCACCCACACTGAAACCTTCACGGCCACCGACGAAGCCAAGACCGTCGAAGTGACCGTGAACGGGCGCCGCAACGTCACCGACCTCCAAATCGAAGATGGCCTGCTGCGGCTGGGCGCCGAAACGGTCGAACAGCGCGTCAACGAGGCGTTGCGCAACGCGGCGGCCGTGGTGAATGCGGCCAACGAAGCCCAGCAGCAACGGCTGATCGAGTCCCTGGCCGGCATTGCCGGGTCGATGACGGACACGTTGGGCTTGGCCTAACCGCGAAGGCCCGCTCAGAGTCGCCGGCGCGGTGGGCGATCAGCCATTGTTGTATCGGGTCGCGAACACGCGGGCCTGGGTCTCGGTAGCTCGCTGCGGCGACGCCAACTCCATGCCCTTCTCCAGCAGGTCGCTGACAGCATCGGGATCACCCGCCCCCAGCTCGCACATGGTCTCGAACAGGAACTCATGCTGGGCGGCTTGCCCCTTTTGGGCCGCCAGGTGCGCAATGACGAGGATCTCCTCGGCCAGCTGCGATTCGGTAAGGCGTGTCACGTCTGCGGACAGAGCCACCCGCTCGATCGCGCCGTCCCCGAGTGCCGAAACCGATACTGTCCCAGGAGGATTGGTCACGGTGAACAGCGCTATGACGTCTTCGGCTTCCTCGGGGGCGTGTGTCACCGAATCGATGGCCTCCAGCACCGTCGTGGCCTCTTCGGGCGCGGCCGGTGCATATACGGGTGACATGTCGACGGCTTCGCTCGCTGACTCTGCCCCGACGTCTGCGGTGGCGGCGGAGAAGTCAAGGGCGGCCGACGCGTCGGTGCCGGTGTCGGCGGGTTCACCGGCGGAGAAATCCATCGCGGCGAAGAGGTCATCGCCGCCGTCTTCGTTCTTACCCGGATCCTGGGCCATTGCGTCCTACTCTCATCGCGGCTGTCGGTGGAATGCCTGCTTTTCGCCCTGCTTGCTCAGCCGGGGCGCAGCTGGGTGTCGAGGTCTTGAGCGGCCTTCTGGTCGGTGCCCTCGTACGCTTGGGCGGCCACACGCAATTTCGTGGCGAGGTCGTCGGCAACCTTGATCATCAGACCGAGCGCCTCGGTGCGGCGAGCCTCGACCTCGACCACCGCATCGTTGCCGGGTCCGCAGGCCACACCATGGCTGACCCACGCGTTGACGCCGACTCCCTCGACCGCGGTGGCCGATTTCTTGAAGTCTTCGGTGGTTCTCTGCTGCGCCGCCGCGAGCACGTCGACGAGATATTTTGAGGTGACGCTCAGATTTGTCATCGGATTCTCCTCGATGTCTGGTTCGCGATGTCTAGTTCGCCGCTACCGGCCCCTGCGCCTGCTCAGCTCCGGGTGCCGTGAGTTCGACGGGCGGGCGCTCGGTGGCCTCGTTGCCTGCGGCCGCACCCGCGATGTCCTCGTTCACTGTGGCTTCCTCGGGGGCGGCGCTCCCGGGAGCGGTGGGTTCGCCGGCGGCCGGGGCCGTCTTGCCGCGCTGAGCGGTGGTGACCGGCGGCTGCGTGACGGGGCTCAGAACGGCCGAAGTTTGCTGGCCCGGCAGGTCTTCGTCCCGGGCGGGCTCGCGGATTAGCGGGGTCAGGCTGGGCAGGCCGCTTACCGGTCGTTCCGGCATTTGGGTCGGCTGACTGTGGTTACGGACAATCGTCGATTCGGTCGGCGCGGCCTGGCCCGTTGACGGGGCCGGGTCGGGCATGGCCATCGCAGCGGTCCCGCTGGAGAAGTTGGAGACTTTAGAGCCTTTCGCGGGTGCCGTGCGGACGGTCGGCAAAATGTGAGAATCCGACAGGTAACTGGTCATTTCGGTGATAATCTTCTCGTATTCTTCGACCACTGCCTTTATCTTCGGCCTGGTCTCGGTGCCCGAATAGAATTCCATGTAACCGAGGGCACTTACCGTCGCTGCGATCGCGGCCAGGGTGACTACTTTCTGAAACACCAACGACGAGGCTTCGCTGCCGTATGCTTTGATCAGTAGGGCAACAAATATGCACCCGGTAAGACCGTCCTTGATGCCCGCGACCGCACGGCGTATTTCAGTGAGCTGAGCGACTTCAGCGGCAAGCGCATCCATCATCGCCTGATCCTTTTTTTGCATCAGGGAAACACGATTCAGTTGGGCTTGGTTCTGCTTGGCATACTCTTGCGACGCGGTGGACTCCCACCTGCTGTCGGGGATGGCCGACTCCAAGTCCCGCTTGGGCGAGTCGAGTTTCGAACGGGCATTGTCGAATTCGACTCCCTTGGTTGCGTCACCAAGACCGAGGCAGTATTCGAAGACCGTAATGGCGACGATGCCCCACTCGATAATCGGCACCTCTGCCGCCCAGGGATTGGTTCGCTCCTGCAGGCCACGTTCTATTTCAGCCTTAATTCTTCGCTCGGCGATGCCCTTGACGATGATTTTGGTGGTTTCCATGCCGAATGCGCCGGCGCCGATGCCCGTCGCAATCCAATCCTTGGCGGCGATATTCCTTCCAATGCCGGCGAGACTACCCACGAGGCCGCCGATTTCTGATGCTGCAACGGCCATTTTGAGATACCCTTCTCCGAGTTGGAACTTGTCTCTTATCGCAAGTTTAACGGCACTCTGCGAGTGCCCTGTGCACCAATTTCCCCACACTCAGGAATTTATACAGTTATTACTCAGGTTTCCACAGTTTATTGTAAGGTTCGCGCTACTTTTTGCAACCGCGCATAACGCTGTGACGAAAATTGACGAGTCGTTAGCTGGCGGCTGGCGGACGTCGAGTACACACCGGCCATCGCCTACGGCGCTGAGCTGCCTTCGGTTTTGGGGGGCGGTTGCAGCGCGGTCGCCAGCACCGGATCGACGAGCTCGCGTTGCCAGGCCCGCGCGTGCCCGGCGCACAAGAACTCTTCGACGGCCTCGACCGGGTCCGGCGCGTCGGCCCAGTCCCAGCACAGTCGTCGCACCAGGTCGGGTGAAACCAGGTTCTCGGTCGGAACCTTCACCTGCTCAGACAGTTTCGACAGCCCGGCCCGGGCCGCCTCCAGCCGGGCGGCCGCTTCCGGCTTGCGCCTGCTCCACCGCGCCGGCGGCGGCGGACCGTTCGTCGGCTCGGCGTCTTCGGGCGGGTCCGGACTGGTGCGGGCCGCTTCCAGCGCGCCCAACCAGGTCGCTGCGCTGCGCCGCTGGTTGCGCCCGCCGAACACCGGCAACGCGACCAGGTCTTCGATCGTCTTCGGATTGGCGATCGCGGCCTCGATGATGGCCGAATCCGGCAGGATGCGCCGCGGCGCGATGTCGCGTCGCTGGGCGATGTTGTCGCGGGTCGTCCACAGTTCACGCACCGCCGCCAAACCGCGGCGGTCGCGCACCTTGTGGATGCCCGACGTGCGCCGCCAGCGCTCGCGCCGGGGCGTGGGCTCCTTGCTGCCGACGCTGCGCAGGTAATCGAATTCTTGTGCAGCCCAATCGGTTTTGCCTTGTTCGGCCAGCTCCGCGGCGATCGCCGCACGAAGTTCGACCAGCAGTTCCACGTCGAGCGCCGCATAGTTGAGCCACTCGGTGGGCAGCGGCCGCTTGGACCAGTCGGCCGCACCGTGACCCTTGACCAGACCATGCCCCAGCAGCCGTTCGGTCATCGCCGCCAGGTTCACCCGCTCGAACCCGGCCAGGCGCCCGGCGAGCTCGGTGTCGTATAGCGCCGGCGGGTGCATGCCGACCTCGGCCAGACACGGCAGATCCTGATCGGCCGCGTGCAGGATCCATTCGTCGGTGCTGAGCACCTCGGCGACGGGCCGCAGCGCCGTCAGCGGATCGGCGCCGTGGCTGACCGGGTCGATCAGCACGGTGCCGGCGCCGGCCCGTCGGATCTGGATCAGGTAGGCCCGGTTGGAGTAGCGGAAACCGGACGCCCGCTCGGCGTCCACCGCGAACGGCCCGTGCCCGCTGTCCAGGAACTGTGCGGCGTCCGCGATCTGGCTGACGGTCACCGCCAGGTCGGGTATGCCCTCGGCCGGCTGCAACAGCGGGGTGGGTTCGGATTCGGCGCTGCCGGGCGCGCTGCCGTCGGGCGCGGTGCCGTTGGGCCCAGGGTCCTCCGGCTCGGACATGTCAGGCGCGTGACCGCGAGCTCAGGTCGGTGACCCCGGCCGGCGGTAGGCCCGCGGCGTGCTCCAGCACCTCGCAAAACGCTTCGACATGTGCGCCGATGGCGGGTGTGGTCGCGGTCCAGGAGGCCCGTAGCTCGAGCTGGTGGGCGCGCGGGGGCCCGGAGATGTCGCCGTAGCGCACGGAGGTGGTGGCGGTGACGGTGCCGCCCAGCGCCGTGACCTGGTCCGTCCGGGCTTCCAGCGCGTCGACCAACCAGCTCCACGCCACTTCGGGCAGCAGGGGATCGACGGCCTCACTGGAATCCAGGTCGGCCTGAATGTAGGCGACCAGGCGGGTGGTGCCGTCCCAGGCGTCGGCGCCGTCCGGGTCGTAGAGCAGGATCAGCCGGCCGAACGCGTCGCCCTCCGAACGCTCGGGGACGATCTCGAGGTCGGGGTGCTTCACCTCGGCCCCCAGCGCGTAGCTGAAGGGCGCCAGGCGCTGCGGCGGCCGGATCGGGCCGAGCTCGATCTCCGGCCGGGCGTTGACGGCGTTCATGGCCGCCACCGCCTCGCGGAACGGGCCTGGTTCGACTGAGGTCACTGGCGCAACTCCTCCTCGTCGCTCCCGCTCCGCATCGTCGTATGCGCGGGTCACAGCGTTCGACGCTAGACCCATCGCCCGACACGCCGCGACAGGCGCGCCGGTTTCCAAACCCGTCGCGACCAACCTGTTACCCGGTTGTGTCACGTCGTATTCATTTGCTGTTTAGCCTGCTCAGGGGCTATTCAGCCGCTGAATCGGGCCGGGCGCTTCTCGCGATGCGCCGCCAGCCCTTCCTGCACGTCGGGGCCGCTGAAACTCAAGAATTCCAGGCCGAGCGACGTCTCGAAGGCGGGCGCGAACATCCGATACCAGTAGTTGAGGCTGTGTTTGGTCCACCGGATCGCGGTTTGGGCTCCTTGCGCCAGGTCGTTGGCGATGCCGGCCGCTCTCGAGAGCACGTCGTCGTCGTCGACACAGAGGGATACCAGGCCGATCCGCTCGGCTTCCTCGCCCAGCAGGGTGTCGCAGGTGAGCAGGTAGTACTTGGCCTTGGCCATGCCGACCAGCAGCGGCCAGCAGATCGCCGCGTGGTCGCCCGCGGCCACCCCGAGCTTGGTGTGCCCGTCGATGATCTTGGCGGTCCGCCCGGCCACCGAGATGTCGGAGAGCAGCGCCACCACCAGGCCGGCGCCGACGGCGGGGCCGCGGATCGCCGAGACCATCGGCTTGTCGAAGTTGACGATGTTGAGCACCAGATCGCGGGCCTCGCGCATGATGCGAAGCCGGCCCTCGTAGTCGCCGATGGTTTCGGTGATCAGGTCGAAACTGCCGCCGGACGAAAACGCCTTGCCTTCACCGCGGATCAGGACGACCCGTACGGCGGGGTCGCGATTGATGGCCGGCCAGACGTCGGCGAGGTCGCGGTGCATCTGCGGCCCGACCGAATTCAGCCCGGGGGCGTCGAGAACCACCGTGAGGACGCCGTTCTCGCCGTGTTCGAAGCGCAGGCTGGGGAATTCGTCGTAGTTGACGGAGATCGGTGCGACTGACACTGGGTTGATGTTACGCAGCGTGGCCAGGTGCTCCAGGGGCCGCCGCCGGGCCCCCGTGGCAGCATTGAGGTCGATGAGTACGCGTCGCGACCTTCCCGAGTCGCCCTACCTGGCTGCCGTCACCGGCCGCAAACCCGCCCGGGTGCCGGTGTGGTTCATGCGGCAGGCCGGGCGTTCGCTGCCCGAATATCGCGCCTTGCGTCAGCAACACAGCATGCTGGCGGCGTGTTTTGAGCCCGAGGTGGTCTGCGAGATCACCCTGCAACCGATCCGGCGCCATGACGTCGACGCCGCGATCTTGTTCTCCGACATCGTGGTTCCGCTGCGCGCCGCGGGCATCGACTTGGACATCGTCCCCGACGTCGGACCGGTGATCGCACACCCGATCCGCACCGACGCCGATATCGAGGCGATGAAACCGCTTGAACCGCAAGCGATTCAGCCGGTCTGCCGGGCGGTTTCGCTACTCGTCGACGCGCTGGGCGCGGTGCCGCTGATCGGTTTCGCCGGTGCGCCCTTCACGCTGGCGTCCTATCTGGTCGAAGGCGGCCCCAGCCGTAACCACGCCCGCACCAAGGCGATGATGCTGGCCGAGCCGGCCAGCTGGCACGCGCTGATGTCGAAGCTCACCGATCTCACCGTGGAATTCCTGCGCGGCCAGATCGGCGCCGGGGTGGACGCCATTCAGCTGTTCGACTCGTGGGCGGGAACGTTGTCGCTGGCCGATTACCGCCAATACGTGCTGCCGCACAGCAGCCGGGTGTTCGCGACGCTTGCCGAATACGGCTTGCCGATGACGCATTTCGGGGTCGGGACGGCGGAACTGCTGGGCGCGATGGGCGAAGCGGGCCCGACGGTCGTCGGCGTCGATTGGCGCACCTCGCTCACCGACGCCGCGGCCAGGGTGCGGTCCGGCACGGCGCTGCAGGGCAACCTCGACCCGGTGGTGTTGCTGGCGGGCTGGCCGGTAGTGGAGCGCGCGGCGCGCGCCGTCGTCGACGATGGCCGTCGCGCCGTCGACGCCGGGGCCGCGGGCCACGTCTTCAATCTCGGTCACGGAGTGCTGCCCGAGACCGACCCCGGCGTGCTGACCGACCTGGTGTCGCTGGTCCACTCGTTATGACCCCGCGGTCGTATTGTGTTGTGGGCGGCGGAATTTCCGGTCTGACGGCGGCCTACCGGCTGCGGATGGCGGCGGGGGACGACGCGAACATCACGCTGTTCGAACCGGGCGAGCGGCTCGGCGGGATCTTGCGCACCGAGCAGCTGGGCGGGCGGGCGATGGACCTGGGCGCCGAGGCGTTCGTGCTGCGCCGGCCCGAGATGCCGGAACTGCTGGCCGAACTGGGCCTGTCCGACCGTCAGCTCGGCACCACCGGTGCCCGGCCGTTGATCTACAGCCAGCGACGGCTGCACCCGCTGCCGGCGGGCACGGTCGTCGGGATTCCCTCGTCGGCGGCGTCGGTGGCCGGACTGGTCGACGACGACACCATCGCGCGCATCGACGCCGAGCCGGGCCGGCCGCTGGATTGGCAGCCCGGAAGCGACCCGGCCGCAGCGGAATTGGTGGGCGACCGGTTCGGCGAGCAGACCGTGGCGCGATCCGTCGATCCGCTGCTGAGCGGGGTGTATGCGGGCTCGGCGGCCACGATCGGCCTGCGCGCCGCGGCCCCCAGCGTTGCGGCGGCATTGGATCGCGGCGCCACCAGCCTGACCGACGCGGTACGGCAGGCGCTGCCGCCGGCGACGGGCATGCCGGTGTTCGGTGCGCTGGACGGCGGCTATCAGGTGCTGCTCGACGAGCTCGTCGCGCGCGCCCGGCCGCGGTGGGTTCGCGCCGCGGTGGACCGGCTCGAGCGTGCCGGACACGGCTGGACGCTGCGCGATGACACCGGGGCCGTCTGGAGTGCCGACGCGGTGATCCTGGCGATCCCCGCGCCGCGGCTGGCACGCCTGATCTCTCGCGTGGCGCCGGAGACGTTCGCCGCCGCGCGCCGCATCACGAGTGCGTCGGCGGTGGTAGTGGCGCTCGCCGTGCCCGGCGATACCGCGTTCCCGGCGTGCTCGGGCGTGCTGGTAGCCAGCGGTGAGCAGTTGCGGGGCAAGGCGATCACCCTGTCGTCGCGCAAATGGGGCATCCCGGGTGACCTCCAATTCCTGCGGGTGTCGTTCGGGCGATTCGGCGACCAGCTGGCCGCCACCGCCTCCGACGAGGAGCTCCTGGCCTGGGCGGTCGACGACCTGGCCACCGTGTTCGGGCTGGCCGTCGAGCCGGTGGACGCCCGTGTGCAGCGGTGGATCGAGGCGATGCCGCAGTACGGGCCGGGTCACGCCGAGGTGGTCGCGCGACTGCGAGACGGGCTGCCGGCGACGTTGGCCGTGGCGGGCAGCTATCTGGACGGGATCGGTGTGCCGGCCTGCATCGGCGCGGCGGGCAAGGCCGTCGAGCGTGTGATCAGGGCCATCGAGGCCGCCAACCCGGAAGTGGCACGATAGGTCTCATGGCCAAGATCGACTTTGACGCCCTGAACTCCACGATTCGCTATCTGATGTTCTCGGTGTACTCGGTGGAGCCCGGCGAGCTCGGCGAACACCGTGAAGCCGTAATCGACGACGCGACGCGGTTTTTCAAGCAGCAGGAGGAACGCGGTGTCGTGGTGCGCGGCCTCTACGACGTCGCCGGTCTGCGGGCCGACGCCGACTTCATGATCTGGACGCACGCCGAGCGCGTCGAGGCACTGCAAGCCACCTACGCCGATTTCCGCCGCACCACCGCCCTGGGCCAGGTCAGCGCGCCGGTGTGGAGCAGTGTGGCGCTGCACCGGCCGGCGGAGTTCAACAAGAGCCACATCCCGGCGTTCCTGGCCGGCGAGGAACCCGGCGCCTACATCTGCGTGTATCCGTTCGTGCGGTCCTACGAGTGGTACTTGCTGCCCGAGGAGGAACGCCGCCGCATGCTGGCCGAACACGGCATGGCCGCACGCGAGTACAAGGACGTCCGCGCCAACACCGTTCCGGCGTTCGCGCTCGGTGACTACGAATGGATCCTGGCCTTCGAGGCACCCGAACTGCACCGCATCGTCGACCTAATGCGCGAATTGCGCGCCACCGACGCGCGCCGGCACACCCGCGAGGAGACGCCGTTCTTCACCGGGCCGCGGGTGCCCATCGAGCAGTTGGTGAACGCCCTGCCGTGACCGGCGATCCACAAACGAAGGGGGAGATATGACAACCGATTTCGACCCGAACGATCCCACCCGTTTCGAAGAGATGTACCGCGACGAGCGAACGTCGCACGGCCTGCCCACCGCCACACCGTGGGACATCGGCGGCCCGCAGCCGGTGGTCCAGCAGCTGGTCGCACTGGGCGCAATCAAGGGTGAGGTGCTCGACCCAGGGACAGGTCCCGGCCATCACGCGATCTACTACGCTTCCAA from the Mycobacterium lentiflavum genome contains:
- a CDS encoding protoporphyrinogen oxidase: MTPRSYCVVGGGISGLTAAYRLRMAAGDDANITLFEPGERLGGILRTEQLGGRAMDLGAEAFVLRRPEMPELLAELGLSDRQLGTTGARPLIYSQRRLHPLPAGTVVGIPSSAASVAGLVDDDTIARIDAEPGRPLDWQPGSDPAAAELVGDRFGEQTVARSVDPLLSGVYAGSAATIGLRAAAPSVAAALDRGATSLTDAVRQALPPATGMPVFGALDGGYQVLLDELVARARPRWVRAAVDRLERAGHGWTLRDDTGAVWSADAVILAIPAPRLARLISRVAPETFAAARRITSASAVVVALAVPGDTAFPACSGVLVASGEQLRGKAITLSSRKWGIPGDLQFLRVSFGRFGDQLAATASDEELLAWAVDDLATVFGLAVEPVDARVQRWIEAMPQYGPGHAEVVARLRDGLPATLAVAGSYLDGIGVPACIGAAGKAVERVIRAIEAANPEVAR
- the hemQ gene encoding hydrogen peroxide-dependent heme synthase, which encodes MAKIDFDALNSTIRYLMFSVYSVEPGELGEHREAVIDDATRFFKQQEERGVVVRGLYDVAGLRADADFMIWTHAERVEALQATYADFRRTTALGQVSAPVWSSVALHRPAEFNKSHIPAFLAGEEPGAYICVYPFVRSYEWYLLPEEERRRMLAEHGMAAREYKDVRANTVPAFALGDYEWILAFEAPELHRIVDLMRELRATDARRHTREETPFFTGPRVPIEQLVNALP